A single window of Fischerella sp. PCC 9605 DNA harbors:
- a CDS encoding response regulator transcription factor produces the protein MRILLAEDDQRIAESLAAAFTAQHYIVDIATDGEKGWDFVRTFAYDLFLLDVMLPKLDGVSLCQRVRSHGYTMPILLLTARDDTTDIVAGLDAGADDYVIKPYKLQELSARMRALLRRGHTTLSPAMEWEGLQLEPNICQATYEGRPLHLTPKEYRLLELLLRRNGCVLSRCDILENLWSFDDPPDEDAVKALVKRLRQKLKAAGAPDDFVATAYGMGYYLKQYSHEQQPRHDENLTHPPLVANSRKRTG, from the coding sequence ATGAGAATTTTGCTAGCAGAAGACGATCAGCGCATTGCTGAGTCACTTGCAGCGGCTTTTACTGCCCAACATTACATTGTTGACATAGCTACTGATGGTGAAAAAGGTTGGGATTTTGTGAGGACTTTTGCTTATGATTTGTTTTTGCTGGATGTAATGCTACCAAAGCTTGACGGTGTCAGTCTTTGTCAGCGGGTGCGCTCTCATGGTTATACCATGCCAATTCTCCTGTTGACTGCTCGAGATGATACCACTGACATAGTTGCAGGATTAGATGCAGGTGCAGATGATTATGTGATTAAACCGTATAAGCTACAAGAGTTGTCGGCTCGTATGCGAGCTTTATTGCGGCGTGGACATACCACCTTATCCCCTGCGATGGAATGGGAAGGATTACAACTTGAGCCTAATATTTGTCAAGCAACCTATGAAGGTCGGCCGTTGCATCTTACTCCCAAAGAGTATCGCCTATTAGAGCTTCTCCTGCGCCGTAATGGTTGCGTTCTGAGTCGTTGCGACATTTTAGAAAACCTTTGGTCTTTTGACGATCCTCCAGATGAGGATGCTGTAAAAGCTCTTGTCAAGCGTTTGAGACAAAAGTTGAAGGCAGCTGGAGCACCCGATGATTTTGTGGCTACAGCTTATGGCATGGGCTACTATCTCAAGCAGTATTCACACGAACAGCAACCTCGTCATGATGAAAATCTCACTCACCCCCCGCTTGTGGCTAATAGTCGAAAAAGGACAGGATAG
- a CDS encoding S-layer homology domain-containing protein, producing MVNSTLVATLYVNPVTGNDANAGSRLVPYKTLTRALKASKTGMIIQLAPGTYSTTNGEIFPLVIPAGVMVVGNEATKGQDIIISGSSEYQSESFGVQNITLLLLGDASLMGVTVTNAITKGTGVWIESTVPTLANNTFIKCGREAVFVSGTGKPAILDNVFVENGASGLVMARHSKGEVLRNVVQKNAIGIAISDFAAPLLANNKLSENRTAIALSRDARPVLRQNIIEKNSQGGLLVNGNATPDLGSTQDPAGNIFRSNSSFDVHNATSKKLVSAGNLLNPVGIKGLVELGATTEDTSKKVTISTSFSDMTGHWAAAFVEALLSKGLISGFGDGTFQPEAPIARAQYAAIVAKSFDLPQKNQVNNFTDVKPDFWAATAIERAAGMGFISGFPDGTFRPGQNLTKIQAIVSLINGLQLSGGNPNVLTVYRDRAQIPSYANDAVAVATQKLLVVNYPQTELLEPLRDITRAEVAALIYQALVTIGKQKPIISPYIVNPDADIPSFTDLVGHWAEGFIRALVSMNLTRGFANGSYQPDQPMTRAQYAALVTAAFNPTPKRSAPDFTDVPKDFWAYKSIQQAAQGGFVGGFSDRTFRPQHNVQRLQVIVSLVNGLTLSAAHPDVLLGFSDRNSIPAYASAAVATATLQRIVVNYPDPKQIEPTREATRAEVAAMVYQALVAIGRTPNINSPYIVSTFAVGNK from the coding sequence ATGGTCAACTCTACCCTCGTTGCTACACTCTATGTCAACCCCGTGACTGGGAATGATGCCAATGCTGGGTCACGGTTGGTTCCCTATAAAACTCTCACTCGTGCCTTAAAAGCATCCAAAACAGGGATGATTATTCAACTTGCACCGGGGACTTACAGCACTACTAATGGTGAAATTTTCCCGCTGGTCATTCCAGCTGGAGTGATGGTAGTGGGTAACGAAGCAACCAAAGGCCAGGACATTATCATTTCCGGAAGTAGCGAGTATCAAAGCGAAAGTTTTGGAGTGCAAAATATTACACTGCTATTGTTAGGTGATGCTAGCCTCATGGGTGTAACTGTAACCAACGCCATCACCAAAGGTACTGGCGTCTGGATTGAATCGACAGTACCAACTTTAGCTAACAATACTTTTATCAAGTGTGGTCGGGAAGCTGTGTTTGTCAGCGGTACTGGCAAACCAGCAATACTTGATAACGTATTTGTAGAAAATGGAGCCTCTGGGCTAGTCATGGCCCGCCATAGCAAAGGGGAAGTGCTGCGGAATGTTGTGCAAAAAAATGCAATAGGAATTGCTATTAGTGACTTTGCCGCACCTTTATTAGCAAATAATAAACTATCAGAAAACCGGACTGCGATCGCTCTGTCCCGAGATGCACGACCAGTACTCCGGCAGAATATCATCGAAAAAAACTCCCAAGGCGGACTGCTGGTAAATGGCAACGCCACCCCTGACTTGGGCAGCACTCAAGACCCTGCTGGTAACATTTTTCGCAGCAATTCCAGCTTTGACGTCCACAATGCTACTTCTAAAAAACTAGTCTCCGCTGGGAATTTATTGAATCCTGTTGGAATAAAAGGATTAGTTGAGTTAGGCGCGACTACAGAAGATACTTCCAAAAAAGTAACTATTAGCACTAGCTTTTCTGACATGACCGGGCATTGGGCAGCGGCTTTTGTGGAAGCATTGCTGAGTAAAGGCTTAATTAGTGGCTTTGGTGATGGTACCTTTCAACCCGAAGCACCGATCGCTCGTGCCCAGTATGCCGCGATCGTTGCTAAAAGTTTTGACTTACCTCAGAAAAATCAAGTAAATAATTTTACAGATGTAAAACCAGATTTTTGGGCAGCAACAGCCATTGAGCGTGCTGCTGGCATGGGTTTTATCAGTGGATTTCCGGATGGCACGTTTAGGCCAGGACAAAATTTAACTAAAATTCAAGCAATAGTATCTTTGATAAATGGGTTACAACTAAGTGGTGGTAATCCAAATGTGTTAACAGTGTATCGCGATCGCGCCCAAATACCCAGTTATGCCAATGATGCCGTGGCAGTTGCTACCCAGAAACTGCTAGTGGTGAACTATCCACAAACCGAATTACTAGAACCGTTGCGAGATATCACTCGCGCTGAAGTAGCAGCATTAATCTATCAAGCGTTGGTAACAATTGGCAAACAAAAGCCGATTATTTCTCCTTACATTGTCAATCCCGATGCAGATATTCCCTCCTTTACCGATCTCGTCGGACACTGGGCAGAAGGATTTATTCGGGCATTAGTAAGCATGAATTTAACACGTGGTTTTGCTAATGGTAGTTATCAACCCGATCAACCTATGACTCGCGCCCAGTATGCTGCTTTAGTAACTGCTGCTTTTAACCCTACTCCCAAACGTTCGGCACCAGATTTTACTGACGTACCCAAGGATTTTTGGGCATATAAGTCCATCCAGCAAGCAGCACAGGGCGGCTTTGTTGGTGGTTTTAGCGATCGCACTTTCCGCCCCCAGCATAATGTGCAACGGCTACAGGTAATTGTTTCGTTGGTAAACGGGCTTACCTTATCAGCAGCCCATCCCGATGTTTTACTTGGCTTTAGCGATCGCAATAGTATTCCCGCCTATGCTAGTGCCGCAGTCGCAACTGCAACGCTGCAAAGGATCGTTGTCAATTACCCAGATCCCAAGCAAATTGAACCTACGCGGGAAGCAACCCGGGCAGAAGTAGCAGCAATGGTGTATCAAGCATTAGTTGCGATCGGGCGAACGCCAAATATAAATTCACCGTACATAGTTTCCACTTTTGCTGTGGGCAACAAGTAG
- a CDS encoding ABC transporter ATP-binding protein has product MIEVEHLSKTYGSTRAITDVTFNVEPGEILGFLGPNGAGKTTTMRILAGYLPATSGTARIAGFDVHEKSLLVRQRIGYLPETPPLYPEMTVEGFLYFVARIKGVPAGDRTSKVKAAIERCNLQDKRHVIIRKLSKGYKQRVGIAQAIVHDPPAIILDEPTVGLDPRQIIEVRNLIKSLAGSHTIILSTHILPEVSMTCSRVAIINRGKIVATNTPEQLMTQLTGGSGYEIEIEGEASLAKQVLQNLPGVSLIESMPAAGMHGHFPKDNRAYLRVISQPSAEPGKDIAAALLRTGFALHEMRRVSATLEDVFLELTTEEKNFQTEAESATANEEEAA; this is encoded by the coding sequence ATGATTGAAGTTGAGCATCTGAGTAAAACATACGGCTCGACCCGAGCAATAACTGATGTAACTTTTAACGTCGAACCAGGAGAGATTTTGGGGTTTTTAGGGCCAAATGGCGCTGGTAAAACTACGACTATGCGGATTTTGGCCGGTTATTTACCTGCGACAAGTGGTACAGCTAGGATTGCTGGCTTCGATGTCCATGAAAAATCGCTCCTCGTGCGGCAAAGGATTGGTTATTTACCAGAAACACCGCCGTTGTATCCAGAAATGACGGTCGAGGGATTTTTGTATTTTGTGGCGCGGATCAAAGGAGTTCCGGCTGGCGATCGCACTTCTAAGGTCAAAGCAGCAATAGAACGTTGCAACTTACAAGACAAACGCCACGTCATTATCCGCAAACTTTCTAAAGGATATAAACAGCGTGTTGGCATTGCTCAAGCAATTGTCCACGACCCCCCAGCGATCATTTTGGATGAACCTACCGTGGGACTCGATCCCCGCCAAATTATTGAGGTGCGAAATTTAATTAAAAGCCTAGCTGGTTCTCACACAATTATTCTCTCGACCCATATTTTGCCAGAAGTCAGCATGACCTGTAGCCGCGTGGCAATCATCAATCGCGGCAAAATAGTAGCAACTAATACACCAGAACAACTCATGACCCAGTTGACAGGTGGCTCTGGCTATGAAATAGAAATTGAAGGTGAAGCGAGTTTAGCCAAACAGGTATTGCAAAATCTGCCTGGTGTGAGTTTGATAGAATCAATGCCTGCGGCGGGAATGCACGGTCACTTTCCGAAAGACAATCGTGCTTACCTGCGGGTAATATCGCAACCGAGTGCTGAACCAGGAAAAGATATTGCCGCGGCATTGCTGCGGACGGGATTTGCTTTACATGAAATGCGACGGGTAAGCGCCACCTTAGAAGATGTCTTTTTAGAACTGACCACAGAAGAAAAAAATTTTCAGACTGAGGCAGAATCAGCAACAGCTAATGAGGAGGAAGCGGCTTAG
- a CDS encoding ABC transporter permease — protein MGVVLSNIVAIYRRELQSYFVSPLAYAITGIFWFIAGLFFILILMGPDGILAAVAALDTQGQQFGVPVPPIDVPYEFVRAFLDRMGWLLLFVLPILSMGLYAEERKRGTLELLATSPVTNWAVAIGKLLGVVTFFTTMVVPMLALEAIALSASSPAMPPTIPLLGHLALILLAAAILSLGMFISSLTDSTILAAVLTFATILLLLFVDLIAKNISGPIGQALGYLSLLKHYNNLIQGIFDSSSLVLFGSYIVLGIFLTAQSIDALRFQRQ, from the coding sequence ATGGGTGTAGTACTGAGTAATATTGTTGCCATTTATCGCCGAGAGTTACAGAGTTATTTTGTCTCGCCTTTAGCTTATGCGATCACAGGTATTTTTTGGTTTATAGCTGGGTTGTTCTTTATCTTAATTTTGATGGGGCCAGACGGAATTTTGGCAGCAGTAGCCGCATTAGACACCCAAGGACAACAGTTTGGAGTGCCAGTCCCGCCAATAGATGTGCCTTATGAATTTGTGCGGGCATTTTTAGACCGGATGGGATGGTTGTTGTTGTTCGTACTGCCCATACTCTCAATGGGACTTTACGCCGAAGAACGCAAGCGCGGTACTTTAGAACTGTTAGCCACATCGCCAGTGACAAACTGGGCGGTAGCAATCGGTAAATTGTTGGGAGTCGTCACGTTTTTTACCACAATGGTAGTACCGATGCTGGCGTTGGAAGCGATCGCTTTGAGTGCCTCAAGTCCAGCCATGCCGCCAACAATTCCTTTGCTAGGACATTTAGCATTAATTTTGCTAGCAGCAGCAATTTTATCTTTGGGAATGTTTATTTCTTCTTTAACAGACAGCACAATTTTGGCAGCCGTCCTCACCTTTGCCACTATTTTATTGTTGCTGTTTGTGGATTTAATTGCTAAAAATATCAGTGGCCCGATCGGACAAGCCTTAGGCTATTTATCGCTGCTAAAACATTACAACAATCTCATCCAAGGCATTTTTGATAGCAGCAGCTTGGTATTATTTGGCAGTTACATTGTCTTAGGTATCTTTCTCACCGCACAATCAATTGATGCACTCCGCTTTCAAAGACAGTAG
- a CDS encoding GldG family protein, whose amino-acid sequence MKIIATKKLWKYLIWLGLFLATAGLATGLVANEWGTIPLALIISGTVIIGLWLVLQSQESNWWGRRSTQAGTNALVATLAVLAILGLINFLASRYEVRVDLTETQLFTLAPESKELVRNLKQPVKVLVFDVAQNPQDRELLENYQKQNSKFQFEYIDPQARPGLVEKFGVKDYGEVYLESGNKRQLLQVVNVNDRLSEIKLTNGLQQISSTSTAKVYFLQGHGERQLTSGEGAISQAVQALGNKNYTTAPLNLVEKSSVPSDANVLVIAGPKRSLFDGEVKVLRDYLNQGGNLLLAIDPGTDPKLDSLLTEWGVKLDNRLAVDVSGSVAFGPAVPIVTEYGQHPITKDFGNSISFYRLARPIETTPVPGVEATKLLLTKPYPNTWAESDLQNENLQFNEGKDLKGPLTLGVALKRKLPVPSQANPSPTPPANPTATESRMVVIGDSDFATDGSFAQQLNGDVFLNSVNWASQQDRQPLSIRPKEPKNRRINLTSAQANVLALSSLLVLPLIGFAVAAILWWLRR is encoded by the coding sequence ATGAAAATTATCGCTACAAAAAAACTTTGGAAATATCTGATTTGGCTAGGCTTATTCTTAGCTACTGCTGGCTTAGCAACTGGTTTGGTTGCAAACGAGTGGGGAACAATTCCTCTAGCGTTGATAATTTCTGGAACAGTCATCATTGGCTTGTGGCTAGTATTGCAAAGCCAGGAGAGTAACTGGTGGGGGCGTCGTTCCACCCAAGCTGGTACTAATGCCTTAGTTGCAACTTTGGCAGTGTTGGCGATTTTAGGGTTAATTAACTTCTTAGCCAGTCGCTACGAAGTGCGGGTAGACTTAACAGAAACTCAGTTATTTACCCTTGCCCCTGAGTCTAAAGAACTGGTGCGGAACTTAAAACAGCCAGTAAAGGTATTGGTATTTGATGTGGCGCAAAATCCTCAAGATCGGGAATTGCTGGAAAATTATCAGAAGCAAAACTCAAAGTTTCAGTTTGAGTACATCGATCCTCAAGCTAGACCAGGATTGGTAGAGAAGTTTGGCGTCAAAGATTATGGTGAAGTTTATTTAGAATCTGGGAATAAACGGCAATTATTACAGGTAGTAAATGTTAACGATCGCCTTTCAGAAATCAAATTAACTAACGGTCTGCAACAAATCTCTAGTACCAGTACAGCTAAAGTTTACTTCCTCCAAGGCCACGGCGAACGCCAACTTACCAGTGGTGAAGGTGCGATTTCCCAAGCAGTTCAGGCATTAGGCAACAAAAATTACACCACCGCCCCACTCAATCTAGTGGAAAAGTCAAGTGTTCCTAGTGACGCTAATGTCTTGGTGATAGCCGGGCCAAAGCGATCGCTGTTTGACGGCGAGGTGAAAGTCTTGCGAGACTATCTCAATCAAGGTGGCAACTTGCTGCTGGCGATCGATCCAGGTACAGACCCTAAACTTGACAGTTTGCTAACAGAATGGGGTGTAAAGCTGGATAATCGCTTGGCTGTCGATGTCTCTGGTAGCGTCGCGTTTGGCCCTGCTGTTCCCATCGTTACAGAGTACGGACAACATCCAATTACTAAAGATTTTGGTAACAGCATTTCTTTTTATCGGTTAGCACGACCAATTGAAACTACTCCAGTACCTGGTGTTGAAGCAACTAAACTACTACTGACTAAACCCTATCCCAACACTTGGGCAGAAAGCGACTTGCAAAACGAAAACTTGCAGTTCAACGAAGGAAAGGATCTCAAAGGCCCTTTGACCTTAGGTGTTGCTTTAAAGCGGAAACTACCAGTTCCATCTCAAGCCAATCCCAGCCCCACTCCTCCTGCTAACCCAACCGCTACCGAATCACGAATGGTAGTCATCGGAGATTCTGACTTTGCTACAGATGGCTCATTTGCACAACAGTTAAATGGAGATGTATTCCTCAATTCCGTCAATTGGGCAAGTCAACAGGATCGGCAACCTCTTTCCATTCGCCCCAAGGAACCAAAGAACCGTCGCATTAATCTCACAAGCGCACAAGCCAATGTTTTAGCTTTATCTTCTCTGTTAGTTTTACCCCTAATCGGATTTGCAGTCGCAGCTATTCTATGGTGGCTGCGAAGGTAA
- a CDS encoding DUF4126 domain-containing protein, which produces MNPTIDLNTLFNLDTLIEFLLGISLSAAAGFRVFVPLLALSVASVVGHLDLPTNFDWLESPQALVVFAVACLLEIIGYYIPWLDHLLDTVATPAAFIAGTIVAASFAPEMNPLVQWTLALIAGGGSAGLTKGLMNILRLTSTGVSGGLTNPVLSTIELTIAIALSVLAIATPLVAGIIVIGVLIFAIQRVWKFFKRKPSSQQSESIST; this is translated from the coding sequence TTGAATCCTACTATTGACCTAAATACTTTATTCAATCTAGATACATTAATTGAATTCTTACTGGGGATCAGTTTGAGCGCGGCGGCTGGCTTTAGGGTATTTGTACCATTGCTGGCATTAAGTGTGGCTTCGGTTGTTGGACATTTAGATTTGCCAACTAACTTCGATTGGTTGGAATCACCTCAAGCCTTAGTTGTATTCGCAGTCGCTTGTTTGCTTGAAATTATCGGATACTATATTCCTTGGCTAGACCATCTGCTGGATACTGTTGCCACACCCGCTGCATTCATCGCTGGGACGATTGTAGCAGCATCCTTTGCCCCTGAGATGAATCCACTGGTGCAATGGACTTTAGCTTTAATCGCAGGTGGTGGAAGTGCAGGATTAACCAAGGGATTGATGAATATCTTGCGCCTAACGTCTACAGGCGTCTCAGGCGGATTAACCAATCCAGTCTTGTCAACCATTGAGCTTACGATCGCAATCGCACTGTCTGTTTTGGCGATCGCAACCCCACTGGTAGCAGGAATCATCGTCATTGGTGTTCTAATATTTGCTATTCAAAGAGTCTGGAAGTTCTTCAAAAGAAAACCATCTTCCCAACAATCCGAAAGCATCTCTACATGA